Part of the Bryobacteraceae bacterium genome is shown below.
CCGGCGTCGATCACTACCGCCATGAGCTCATGCAGCGCCGAGGCCACCTCCGCAGTGCGTGGATCTGGTATGGCCCCGTGACTGTCGCTGGGCTCACGATGGCGGCAGCGCTCGCCGGGCATCGGTTCGGCGACGGGCGAGTGCTTCTCCGCTCCGCCCCTTTCCTTGCGCTGCTCGGGGTGTGGATCGGCCTTGGCGTCCGGCGGCGGCGCGCCGAGATTCGCCAGTTGAACGAAGAAATCGCGGAGCTCGACCGGACCGCCGGTTAACCGAGCTTCGTCTTCACGGCCTCCGACAACGCGCGGCCATCCACCCGTTTTCCGGCAAGCGCGGCTTTTACGGCATTCATCACGGGGCCCATGTTCTTTGGCCCCGCTCCAACCGATGCGACGGCCGCGTCAATCGCCGCGGTGATCTCATCGGCCGATGCCATCGCCGGCATGTAGCCTTCGACCAACTTCGCCTCGGCTTCTTCCTTGAGCGCCGAGTCCTCCCGGCCGCCCTTGCGGAACATGTCCGCGGACTCGTGGCGCTGCTTCAGCAGTTGGTTGAGGATCTGCTGTTCGGCGGCCTCGTCGGGCTCTTTCATCTTGTCGGCCTTGTACTTCATCAGCGCCGTTTTGATCATGCGGACAGTGCTCAAACGGGCTTCATCTTTGGCCTTCATGGCCTCGACCATGTCTTTTTGGATTCGGTCCAGAAGCGGCATACTGTCTGCTATTCTAAGAGTTCAACCCCCCAACATGCACATCAAGAAACAACGCCTCCTGACTCCCGGGCCGACCCCGCTGTATCCGCCGGCGCTGCATGCCATGATGGCGTCGGATCTGCATCACCGCACCGAGGACTTCCGGAACGTTTATAAAGCCGCCATTGCCGACCTCAAGGAAGTGATGGGCACCACCTACGATGTGGTTCCCCTGGTGGCCTCCGGTTCCGGTGCGATGGAGGCCTCGGTGTCCAATCTTTTCAACGCGGGCGACAAAGTCATCGTGTGCTGCGCGGGTAAGTTCGGTGAGCGCTGGGTGTCGATCACGAAGGCATTCGGGTTGAATACGGTGGTGATTCAGAAGGAATACGGCGACGCGGTTCAACCGAGCGAGGTGAAGGCCGCGCTCGATGCCAATCCGGACGCCAAGGGTGTGTTCGTTCAGGCATCGGAGACTTCAACTGGCGCTTCTCACGACATCGAGGCGATGGCGAAGATCATTCGCGGAACCGATGCGCTCTTCATCATCGATGCGATTACCGGCCTCGGGACGCAGCCGCTCAAGATCGAGGAGTGGGGGCTCGACGTCGTCATCGGCGGCTCACAGAAGGCCTTTATGATCCCGCCCGGCTTGGCGTTCATGTCCATCAGCCCTAAGGCTTGGAAGGCGAACGAGACGTCGAAACTGCCGCGCTTCTACTTCAATCTGAAGAAGGAAGCGCAGAACGCGGCGGCCGGCGAATCGAGCTGGACGCCGAATACTTCGTTGATTCTGGCGCTTGGCGAAGCGCTCAAGTACATCAAGTCGATCGGCATGGATAAGCTCGTCGAGAACGCGCAGTTGCTCGCGAAAGCCACGCGTCAGGCGGCCAAGGCGCTCGACCTCGACTTGTTCGCCCCGGGCAGCCCGGCTGCTTCGGTGACGGCGATCAAGGCGCCGGCGGGCCTCGATTCGGGCAAGATCGTTAAGGGCTACCGCGAGCGCTTCGGCATGATCATCGCTAACGGCCAGGGCACGATGAAGGGACAAATTTTCCGTATCGCGCACTTGGGATACTTCGATTTCGCCGATTTGTTCGCGGTGATCGGCGCTCTCGAAATCATCCTGATCGCCAACGGGCATCCGGCGCGTCTCGGCGCCGGCGTCGCGGCGGTCCAGGAAGTCTACGCGGAAGTGGCCGGAGTTCGGGCCACCGTGAACGCATAAAAAAGGTCGAACGAAGTCAATGAATATCCTGATCGCGGAGCCCCTCGCCCCGGCGGCGGTTGAGCTCTTTCAGAAGGTTTCCGGCTGGAATGTAATCGTTTCGAGCCCGAAGGAGTACGCCGCGCACCTGGCGGAGTGCGACGCGCTCGTGGTGCGGAGCGCGGTGAAGGTGAACAAGGATGTGCTCGCGCAAGCTCCGAAGCTGCGCGTGGTGGGCCGCGCCGGTGTGGGTGTCGACAACGTCGATATGGAGGCTGCCACGGCAGCGGGCGTGCTGGTGATGAACACGCCGGGCGGCAACGCTGTCTCGGTCGCCGAGCACACCATCGCGCTGATGCTCTCCATGGCCCGAATAATCCCGCAGGCGAGCGCCTCGACGAAGTCCGGCAAGTGGGAGAAGAAGGCGTTCCTCGGCAACGAACTGCGCGGCAAGACGCTGGGCGTCGTCGGACTTGGTAACATCGGCCGGGAAGTCGTGAAGCGCGCCCGCGCTTTCGAGATGCTGATCGTCGGCACCGATCCCTATGTGAATTCGCAGCTTGCCGCGGATCTGGGCGTGGAACTGGTCACCCTTGATGAGCTGTACAGCCGCAGCGACTACATTTCGCTCCACGTGGGCGTCACCAGTGAAACCCGCGGCATGATCAACCCGGGCGCCTTGGCGAAGATGAAGAAGGGCGTCCGGCTGGTGAACTGCGCGCGCGGCGAACTCATCGACCAGACCGCGCTCGCCGAAGCGCTCAATAGCGGACAAGTGGCCGGCGCCGGCCTCGACGTGTTCGATCCGGAACCGCCTCCAGCGGGCGAAGCGCTCCTTGAAACCAAGGGCCTGATCGCGACGCCGCACATCGGCGGATCCACCGAAGAGGCGCAGGAAATCGTCGGTGTCCGCATCGCCCACCAGGTGGTTGAGTATTTGAAGAACGGCGTGGCGATCAACGCGGTGAACATGCCGGCGCTTTCGCCGGAGCAGTTCCGCGCGATGGAGCCGTGGCTCACCGTGGCCGAACGGCTGGGTTCGTTCGCCTCTTTTATCGCCGAGGGCAACCCGCGCGCGGTGCGCATCACCTACCACGGGAAGGTGGCCGAGCTGAACACGCAGTTGATCCGCAATGCCGGCCTTGCGGGCGTGCTGGCGCGGTCAATGTCGCAGCGGCCGAACATCGTCAACGCCATGCCGATCGCGCAGCGCCGCGGGCTGGACGTGAGCGAACGCCATGAACGGCGCGCCGGCTACGTCGATTCCATCGATATCATCCTGGAAACCGACAAGGGCGCCACGCAGGTGGAGGGTTCGTTGATCCTCGACAAGCCGCGGCTGGTGTTGGTGAACGGGATCCCGATCGAGGCGGCGCTCGCCGGCCACCTCACCTACATGATGAACAGCGACGTTCCCGGCGTGATCGGCCATGTGGGGACGGTGCTTGGACGCAACGGCGTGAACATCGCGAACTTCGCGTTGGGACGCAAGGACGTTACAGGGCAGGCCGTGTCGCTGGTGGAAACCGATAACGCGCTACCGGACAACGTCCTGCAGGAATTGCTGCAGCACCCGGCGATTCTAGTCGCCCGGCCGGTGGAGCTGGACGCCTAGACGTCCACTCCCAGTTCCTTCCAGGTCACCATCCGCTTGCGATAAATCGCTTCGCGGCCCATAATCACCGTCATCGCCGCGGTGGCCCCCACGGCGATGTCGGCGAAGGGCTTCTCGTTCGCGCGAATGCACCGGAAGAACTCATCGGTTGCGTTGTCGCGCAACTGGTCCCAATCGCGATCCGAACTCAGGTACTTCTTCGGCTGGCCCCACATCGGGTACTGCATTCCGCTGTTGATCTCGATTGAGCCTTTCTCGCCGAACACGATGTACCACTGCCCGTTGCGGAACTCCTTCATCATGCGCGGGTGCAGGTAGAACTGCGAGTAGTCCATGTGGAGGTCGTTCTCGTAGATGTAGGAGACCGAGAACCCATCCATGAAGTGGGTGTTCGCCGGCTGCGAAGGAGTTGGCAGATACTTCTTCCCGTGCCCATAGGCGCTCACCGGGCGGCTCTTAGCCACCCAGTTGCATACGTCGATGTTGTGCACCGCGTTCTCTACGATGAGGTTCCCGCTTTGCTTTACGTCGTTGTACCAGGCCGGCCGTTCGCGCTCCTTGCCGGGCTCAGGCGGCGTGGAGTTTCGTTGCGCCTGAATCACCAGCAACTTCCCGATCGCCTGTTCATCGTGGAGTTGCCGGATCGCCTCGCGCATGTGCGGATAGTAGCGGAGCTGCTGGCCGATCTGAAGCCAGGTCTTCGCTCCCTTCGCCGCCTTCAACACCTGCGCTACCTGTTCCGGCTCCACGCCGAGCGGCTTTTCGCAATAAACGAACTTGCCTGCTTCGAGCGCCGCGGCCGCCATCGGGGCGTGCAGATTGCATGGCGTGGCGATGAACACCGCGTCCACATCGCGAAGCTCGAGCACCTGGCGCCACTCCGAGTACGACTTCGGATTGTCGCGGCGGGCGAGGCTCTGCGCGGCGTCGCGCTTGCCCGAATCGATGTCGCAAACCGCGTTCACCTTGACATTGCGCTGTTCGAGGACCTGCTTCAGGAGAGAGGTTCCGCGATTGCCGATTCCGATATGCGCAACACGGATCTCCCGCTCCTGCGCCTGGAGCGCCGGCGCAGCGGCCGCGGTGAGGAGGAAGCGTCTGCGGGAATTCATATTGGGGTATTGTAGCGAGTATGACCCGGCGTTGCTTTCTGGGAACCGCGGCTTCCGCCGCCGCTGCTGCTCCGGCGGGCTGGACGCAATTCCAACTCGCCTGCATGACACTGCCCTACGGCCCTTTCCCGTTCGCGCGCGCACTCAGCGGCATCCGCGGCGCGGGCTATGAGCACGTCGCGTGGGGGACCACCCACCCTGATTCCTCGGGCAAGCGCGTGCCGGTGATCGATTGGAAGGAGCCTCCCTCCAAGGCCCGGGCGCTCGCCGCGCAATGCAAGAACGAGGGGCTCTCGCCGGTGATGATGTTCACGCAGGTGAATCTCGAGGCGCCGGATGGGCCCGAAGCCCACGCGCGCCGGATCGAGCAGGCCGCCGAGGCCGGGATCGGCTTCGTGCTTACATTCGGCAAGACGGAGCGCGGGTTGTACGAGAATGCGATTCGCACCTTGAAGCGCGCCGGCCCGCTGGCGCGCAAAGCCGGTGTGCTGGTGGTGGTGAAGCAGCATGGCGGCAACACGGCCACCGGCGCGGACATCAGCCGCATCCTGCGCGATGTCGCCGACGAAGGCGTCCAGATGTGCTACGACGCCGGCAACGTGCTCGACTACGAGAATCATGACCCACTCCCCGACATCCGCGAGTGTTGGCGGGACGTCCGGGCATTTACGATCAAGGACCACCGCAACTATCCCAAAGACCAGGATTGCGGACCCGGCTTCGGCGAGATCGACCACTACAAGCTTTTCGAGCCAGTGATGCGTACCGGTCTCACCATGCCGCTGGCGTTCGAGAACATCTTCGAGCCTCTGGCGCCGCGCCCTTCCGCGCCCGAAGGCGTCGACGCCTTGGCGCGCCGGGCGCGCGAGTACATGGAGACGGTGTTGAACGGCTTGCGCGCCGCGGCCGGTGCCTGAGTACCCCGACATCACCGTCTACATCGAAGCGCTCGACCACCGCATCCGTGGGGCGGCGTTCGAGGGAGCCCGGATGGCGAGCCCGTTTCTACTGCGCACCGTCGACCCACCCTTGAGCGCTGCCGAGGGCCAATGTGTCGTCGGGTTCCGCCGCGTCGGCAAGAGAATCGCGATCGGGTTCGAAAATGACGTCTGGATGGTGATCCACCTGATGATCGCCGGGCGGCTGCACTGGGCGAAGCGAGGCGCGAAGGTTCCGGGCGGACGCCGCGGGCTCGCCGCTTTCGACTTCTCCACCGGGACGCTGCTGCTCACCGAAGCTGGAACCCAGAAACGAGCGTCGCTGCACATGGCGCGCGGCGAGGCCGGGCTTGCCGCGCTCGACCCCGGCGGCATGGAGATCTTCGCTGCCACCGCCGGCCAATTCGCCGCCGCGCTCACTGCGTCCAACCACACTCTCAAGCGCGCCCTCACCGATCCCCGGACCTTTTCCGGAATCGGCAACGCCTACTCGGACGAGATCTTGCATCTTGCGAAGCTTTCGCCGATCGCCATGACTCAGAAGCTCACGCCGGACGAGATCGAGCGCCTGTTCCGGGCTATTCGCGAATCGCTCACCGATTGGGCAGCGCGCATCCGCGCCGAAGCCGGCGGCGATTTTCCAGAGCATGTCACGGCGTTTCGTGAGGGGATGGCCGTTCACGGCCGCTACGGCCAGCCGTGTCCGGAGTGCGGGACCCCGGTCCAGCGCATTCGCTACGCTTCGAACGAAACGAACTACTGTCCCGGCTGTCAGACGGGTGGGCGGCTGCTCGCCGACCGCGCGCTTTCCCGCCTGCTTGGCAAGGACTTCCCGCGAACGCTCGAGGAACTCGAATCCTTGACGCGCCGCTGATCCCGGTATCATGGCAGGAATGAGTTTCCGAACGGTCCTCGCCCTGATCGCGCTCTCCGCGCCCGTAGCCGCGCAATCCCCGAAACGCCCGCGCATCACGGGGGTAGCGCACGTCGCGTATTTTGTCCATGACATCGAAAAGGCGCGCGAGTTCTACAAGGATTTCCTTGGCTACGGCGAGCCCTTTGACCTTAAGAACAGCGACGGCTCGCTCGCCCTGACGTTCATCAAGATCAACGACCGGCAGTACATCGAGCTCTTCCCCGAGAAGGCGCCCGGTACGGACCGCCTGAATCACATCTCCATCGAAACCGACGACGCGGAGGCGATGCGCCTCTATCTCAAGGCGAAAGGCGTCGCCGTGCCGGACAAGCTCCCCAAGGGACGCATCGGCAACATGAACTTCACGGTCAAAGACCCTGACGGCCACGGCGTCGAGATCGTCCAGTACGCAAAGGACGGGTGGAGCATGCGCGACAAGGGCAAGTTCGTGGGAGCGAAGCGCATCTCCACCCGCTTGCTGCACACCGGTATCATCGTCGGCTCCGTCGAGGCCTCCCTTGCCTTCTATCGCGACATCCTCGGCTTCGTGGAATTCTGGCGCGGTTCGAGCAACGGCAAGATGTTGAGCTGGATGAATCTCCGCGTGCCGGACGGGGACGACTACATCGAATTCATGCTCTACGATCAGCTTCCCGAGCCGACCAAGCGGGGCTCGCAGCATCACATCTGCCTTGTGGTCGACGATATGGAGCAAGCGGTAGCCGAACTAAAGGCGCGAGCGGCACACTACTCGCGCCCGATCGAAATTCGCACCGGTATCAATCGCAAACGGCAAGCCAACCTGTTTGACCCGGATGGCACTCGCACAGAATTGATGGAGCCGAACACCGTGGATGGCGTTCCAGCGAAGTCCTCGACGGCCCCGCCGCCGCGTCTTTGAATTCAACTCCGGCGGTTTACTGGAACCACGAATTTCAGCGCGGTGTGCGTCGGCGAAAAGCTCGCTACTTTGACGTCCACGAGCCCGGCCCCTTTGCCTGCCGCCATTACGTCGGCTTGCGTGATCGCGCGTTGGCCCTTCGGGTAGACAATCCACATGGCCTGCTTGCCCGACACGCGTTTCGCCAGATCCGCAACCTGTGCCAGATGGCCGATGTTGTCGGCCGCCACCAGGGTCAACTCGGCAGAGTCGTTCGAAACGCGGTCGACCGTGGCGCCGGCCTTGTTCAGTTCGGAAAGGAACGCCTGATCGAAGGTCCCAATCGCGGCCACCACAGTGCCCTTGTCCACGCCCAGCTTTTCCAGCCGGGTGGGCGCGTTCAGAATTTTCTTCTCCCATTTGGCCGCCGCAGGGCCGAGTTCGAGCACCAGCGTGCCTTCGGCCAGCTCCACGTGCAGGTCCGCGCCCTTGGCCGTCACGCGGCGCATATCGGCGAACGGAATCGACACGCGGAAGTCGCCGCGGAAGGCCAGCGCTTCGCTTTCGAGATAGGCCTTTCCCTCCGAGGTCTTCTTGCCGTAGTGGGCGCGGCAACGTGCTTCGAGTCCCATGGGCTTAGGCGGTCAACCGGTTCAGCAACTCAACGCCCGCCCGGATGTCGGCCAGCTGCCGGGCGTGATCCGGAATCTCCCGCTCGATGTTGAGCGTGCCGCGGTACCCGATTTTCTTCAAAGCCGTCACGAAGCGCTCCATGCCCACGTCGCCCTTCCCGAGCGGCTCCTCGCCCCCGAGACCGCGCGGGTCGCCCTTCTTCGGCCATGTGCCATCCTTGGCGTGAACGGACACTACGTGCGGTCCCAGCACCTGCAGCGCCTCGATGGGGTCGCCCGTTCCATACATGATCATGTTTGCGGGGTCGAAGTTGATGCGCAGATTCTCACGGCCGACGTCGCGGAAGAATTCGAGCAGCACATGGGCCGGCTCCTGTCCGGTCTCGAGAGCGAAGGTCTGCCCATTGGAGGCGGCGTAGTCGCAGACCATCCGCGTCATCTCGCGCACGGCGATATAGTTCGAGTCGTTGTGATCTTCGGGAACGAAACCGACATGGAGGCCGATGGACGGTGCGCCGAGGATGCACCCGAAATCGCTCAGCTCGAAGGTGCGGCGGAGCCGTTGGGCTCGCGTGGCCGGCGGGATCCATCCGACCGTGTCCTGGATCGTCCGGACGTCGGTGTAGTCTTCGCCATCGTAGGCGGCGAACAACGTCACGAGGCGGAAGCCTTCCGAGTCGAGCGCGCGTTTCCACTCGGCGGCGGCCGGGAGGTCCGCAGCGACGGGACCCGGAATCAGCAACTGGCCGCTCCGCACGCCGAGCCCCTTCACTTCGCGGACGGTTTCGAGCGCATTGCGTCCGGCCCAAAACATCACACCCGCTTCAAGCGGTTTCAAATCCGGCATGGTATTTTCTCTCCGTTCTTGCCGCGAGCCTCCACCATCAGGCGCGTGAGCTTCACCGCCGCGGCCGATTCATGCGGATCGCAACGTGCCGGCTGTACTCCTGCGGATGCGCACTGCGCGAAGTATTCGAGCTCCGCCTGGAATCCATCGCGATCCGGCTTCTCGGGTTCCTTCTTCGTGCCTGCTCCCGTGTAGAGGCTAACCGGGCGATCGATGCTCGAGTATTCGTACGTTCCCTCGTCGAAGCTCACCGTGTACTCCATGGAGAAGGGATACGCCGCCGGATGGTGCCAACCGCCGGTCACCACGACGGAACCAATCTCCGGGTAGTGCAACTGCGCCGTGATCACGTCGATGCCTCGACTCAAGTCTTCGTAGCCGGTGGCGGAGACGGCCTCCGGATTCCCGAATAGATGCACGCACATGTCGACATCATGAATCAACAAGTCGAACACGCCACCGCCGCCTTTCTCCGGATCCTTAAGCCATTTTCCCCATTGCGGCGCGGCGCAGCGGCGGCGAAATAGAGCCGAACGCGCCGGCCCGAGCTTGCCGGACTTGGCGGCCCCGATCACCGGTTGAAAGTCGGCCCAGAACCGGAGCACCTGCGCGCACATGAGAAGCCGGCCGGACTTCGCGGCGGCGGCGAGCATCCGGTCGCAGGCGGCGC
Proteins encoded:
- a CDS encoding Gfo/Idh/MocA family oxidoreductase, yielding MNSRRRFLLTAAAAPALQAQEREIRVAHIGIGNRGTSLLKQVLEQRNVKVNAVCDIDSGKRDAAQSLARRDNPKSYSEWRQVLELRDVDAVFIATPCNLHAPMAAAALEAGKFVYCEKPLGVEPEQVAQVLKAAKGAKTWLQIGQQLRYYPHMREAIRQLHDEQAIGKLLVIQAQRNSTPPEPGKERERPAWYNDVKQSGNLIVENAVHNIDVCNWVAKSRPVSAYGHGKKYLPTPSQPANTHFMDGFSVSYIYENDLHMDYSQFYLHPRMMKEFRNGQWYIVFGEKGSIEINSGMQYPMWGQPKKYLSSDRDWDQLRDNATDEFFRCIRANEKPFADIAVGATAAMTVIMGREAIYRKRMVTWKELGVDV
- a CDS encoding DNA-formamidopyrimidine glycosylase family protein — protein: MPEYPDITVYIEALDHRIRGAAFEGARMASPFLLRTVDPPLSAAEGQCVVGFRRVGKRIAIGFENDVWMVIHLMIAGRLHWAKRGAKVPGGRRGLAAFDFSTGTLLLTEAGTQKRASLHMARGEAGLAALDPGGMEIFAATAGQFAAALTASNHTLKRALTDPRTFSGIGNAYSDEILHLAKLSPIAMTQKLTPDEIERLFRAIRESLTDWAARIRAEAGGDFPEHVTAFREGMAVHGRYGQPCPECGTPVQRIRYASNETNYCPGCQTGGRLLADRALSRLLGKDFPRTLEELESLTRR
- a CDS encoding alanine--glyoxylate aminotransferase family protein — encoded protein: MHIKKQRLLTPGPTPLYPPALHAMMASDLHHRTEDFRNVYKAAIADLKEVMGTTYDVVPLVASGSGAMEASVSNLFNAGDKVIVCCAGKFGERWVSITKAFGLNTVVIQKEYGDAVQPSEVKAALDANPDAKGVFVQASETSTGASHDIEAMAKIIRGTDALFIIDAITGLGTQPLKIEEWGLDVVIGGSQKAFMIPPGLAFMSISPKAWKANETSKLPRFYFNLKKEAQNAAAGESSWTPNTSLILALGEALKYIKSIGMDKLVENAQLLAKATRQAAKALDLDLFAPGSPAASVTAIKAPAGLDSGKIVKGYRERFGMIIANGQGTMKGQIFRIAHLGYFDFADLFAVIGALEIILIANGHPARLGAGVAAVQEVYAEVAGVRATVNA
- the serA gene encoding phosphoglycerate dehydrogenase; the protein is MNILIAEPLAPAAVELFQKVSGWNVIVSSPKEYAAHLAECDALVVRSAVKVNKDVLAQAPKLRVVGRAGVGVDNVDMEAATAAGVLVMNTPGGNAVSVAEHTIALMLSMARIIPQASASTKSGKWEKKAFLGNELRGKTLGVVGLGNIGREVVKRARAFEMLIVGTDPYVNSQLAADLGVELVTLDELYSRSDYISLHVGVTSETRGMINPGALAKMKKGVRLVNCARGELIDQTALAEALNSGQVAGAGLDVFDPEPPPAGEALLETKGLIATPHIGGSTEEAQEIVGVRIAHQVVEYLKNGVAINAVNMPALSPEQFRAMEPWLTVAERLGSFASFIAEGNPRAVRITYHGKVAELNTQLIRNAGLAGVLARSMSQRPNIVNAMPIAQRRGLDVSERHERRAGYVDSIDIILETDKGATQVEGSLILDKPRLVLVNGIPIEAALAGHLTYMMNSDVPGVIGHVGTVLGRNGVNIANFALGRKDVTGQAVSLVETDNALPDNVLQELLQHPAILVARPVELDA
- a CDS encoding Gfo/Idh/MocA family oxidoreductase, producing the protein MRIAVVGLGFMGSTHLTALRHVEGAELVAVVSDDPDKLAGDLTKVGGNLGRKTERLDFSQVRKYRRLEEALADPMVEAVDLCLPTYLHEPAAIASLEAGKHVLVEKPMALDGAACDRMLAAAAKSGRLLMCAQVLRFWADFQPVIGAAKSGKLGPARSALFRRRCAAPQWGKWLKDPEKGGGGVFDLLIHDVDMCVHLFGNPEAVSATGYEDLSRGIDVITAQLHYPEIGSVVVTGGWHHPAAYPFSMEYTVSFDEGTYEYSSIDRPVSLYTGAGTKKEPEKPDRDGFQAELEYFAQCASAGVQPARCDPHESAAAVKLTRLMVEARGKNGEKIPCRI
- a CDS encoding GatB/YqeY domain-containing protein, whose product is MPLLDRIQKDMVEAMKAKDEARLSTVRMIKTALMKYKADKMKEPDEAAEQQILNQLLKQRHESADMFRKGGREDSALKEEAEAKLVEGYMPAMASADEITAAIDAAVASVGAGPKNMGPVMNAVKAALAGKRVDGRALSEAVKTKLG
- a CDS encoding TIM barrel protein yields the protein MTRRCFLGTAASAAAAAPAGWTQFQLACMTLPYGPFPFARALSGIRGAGYEHVAWGTTHPDSSGKRVPVIDWKEPPSKARALAAQCKNEGLSPVMMFTQVNLEAPDGPEAHARRIEQAAEAGIGFVLTFGKTERGLYENAIRTLKRAGPLARKAGVLVVVKQHGGNTATGADISRILRDVADEGVQMCYDAGNVLDYENHDPLPDIRECWRDVRAFTIKDHRNYPKDQDCGPGFGEIDHYKLFEPVMRTGLTMPLAFENIFEPLAPRPSAPEGVDALARRAREYMETVLNGLRAAAGA
- a CDS encoding VOC family protein, translating into MSFRTVLALIALSAPVAAQSPKRPRITGVAHVAYFVHDIEKAREFYKDFLGYGEPFDLKNSDGSLALTFIKINDRQYIELFPEKAPGTDRLNHISIETDDAEAMRLYLKAKGVAVPDKLPKGRIGNMNFTVKDPDGHGVEIVQYAKDGWSMRDKGKFVGAKRISTRLLHTGIIVGSVEASLAFYRDILGFVEFWRGSSNGKMLSWMNLRVPDGDDYIEFMLYDQLPEPTKRGSQHHICLVVDDMEQAVAELKARAAHYSRPIEIRTGINRKRQANLFDPDGTRTELMEPNTVDGVPAKSSTAPPPRL
- a CDS encoding sugar phosphate isomerase/epimerase family protein is translated as MPDLKPLEAGVMFWAGRNALETVREVKGLGVRSGQLLIPGPVAADLPAAAEWKRALDSEGFRLVTLFAAYDGEDYTDVRTIQDTVGWIPPATRAQRLRRTFELSDFGCILGAPSIGLHVGFVPEDHNDSNYIAVREMTRMVCDYAASNGQTFALETGQEPAHVLLEFFRDVGRENLRINFDPANMIMYGTGDPIEALQVLGPHVVSVHAKDGTWPKKGDPRGLGGEEPLGKGDVGMERFVTALKKIGYRGTLNIEREIPDHARQLADIRAGVELLNRLTA